The following coding sequences lie in one Mercenaria mercenaria strain notata chromosome 5, MADL_Memer_1, whole genome shotgun sequence genomic window:
- the LOC123556761 gene encoding uncharacterized protein LOC123556761 gives MQVVEKCDPCMILKKTSFAKHICVACEEKLCEECVKDHARRKATAFHTPIAIPNTTECPGKPRPLDILSDNITLSWEPPLVFGDDDYYQISYKEIGCDRRWRYFPGEYKETTATLSKLKSNASFVFRDRAVYLDREGPYSAESDALTTCQSPAFRFATVSTNELNADSSPTIFPVPVTETTSERHKAGKIRTFEIGEPLVRIDKSKTIILVGATGSGKSTLVDGLINYVLGVNWDDTYRFTVKVVTKGDAERRENKALSQEDWITCYTLNPENGSRLSYQLNIIDTPGFGDIRGMERDQAMVDQVRILFSEEKPEGISNIDAVCFLLKAPDARLTLPQMYIFQSVMSLFGNDVERNICSLITFADGKEPPVLAAMKASGLPFGCTFAFNNCALYAKNVKLSNASLSPMFWDISVSGFRSFFEYLDGVESCSLEKTRDVLRERSKLDAVAKKLQPLIDSGLLKTGRLRQEQNEISETRRSLERNKNFEIEVTEEQQRKRDLPRGQYVTNCLHCNISCHVNCTCSIADKAKCSVMNAYGYCNFCPGKCHWQHHATTPYIFERVTVKVKKTYPEMQQKYFEQTQRLCSQEILVKNLKQELNDIFDNSQGLMAEFQKCTNRLKEIALQGNPFVMLEEHLDVLLENEKLERKEGFMQRISLLKEMQKRACMLQYFEQFQEESKKL, from the exons GAGTGTCCAGGAAAACCTAGACCCTTAGACATACTTTCTGATAATATCACTTTATCGTGGGAGCCACCGTTAGTTTTCGGAGATGATGACTATTATCAGATCAGCTACAAGGAAATTGGCTGTGACAGAAGATGGAGATATTTTCCTGGCGAATACAAGGAAACAACCGCTACAttgtcaaaattgaaatctaATGCCTCTTTCGTCTTTCGTGATAGAGCTGTATATTTAGATAGAGAGGGACCTTACAGCGCAGAGAGCGATGCTTTGACTACATGTCAGTCTCCTGCATTTCGTTTTGCAACCGTTTCCACAAACGAATTGAATGCTGACTCCTCTCCAACAATATTTCCAGTACCCGTGACCGAGACAACGTCAGAAAGGCATAAAGCCGGGAAAATACGGACATTTGAAATTG GTGAACCTCTAGTAAGGATAGACAAGTCTAAAACAATTATACTGGTTGGAGCTACGGGAAGTGGTAAGAGTACTCTCGTTGACGGATTAATCAACTATGTGCTAGGCGTTAATTGGGACGATACATACAGGTTTACCGTTAAAGTTGTTACTAAAGGGGACGCAGAGAGAAGGGAAAACAAG GCCTTAAGCCAGGAAGACTGGATAACATGTTATACACTTAATCCCGAAAATGGTAGTCGCCTTAGCTATCAACTAAATATAATAGACACCCCTGGATTCGGTGATATACGTGGTATGGAAAGAGATCAAGCAATGGTCGATCAAGTGCGAATATTGTTTTCCGAGGAAAAACCGGAAGGTATCTCAAATATTGACGCTGTCTGCTTTCTTTTAAAAGCACCTGATGCTAGGCTAACTTTACCTCAGATGTATATATTTCAGTCAGTGATGTCACTTTTCGGTAATGATGTAGAAAGGAATATATGTTCTTTAATTACGTTTGCCGATGGGAAAGAGCCACCAGTATTGGCTGCAATGAAAGCATCCGGACTGCCATTCGGTTGTACGTTCGCTTTTAATAACTGTGCCCTTTACGCAAAAAATGTAAAGTTAAGTAATGCAAGTTTGTCGCCAATGTTCTGGGATATAAGTGTTTCAGGTTTCCGTAGTTTCTTTGAATACCTGGAcggagtcgaaagctgcagtctTGAAAAAACTAGAGATGTTCTGCGTGAGCGGTCAAAATTAGATGCTGTTGCCAAGAAACTACAGCCGCTTATTGACTCCGGGCTTTTGAAAACAGGCCGCCTACGTCAAGAACAAAACGAAATATCAGAAACCAGGCGTTCACTTGAGCGTAACAAAAACTTTGAAATTGAGGTCACAGAAGAACAACAAAGAAAGCGGGATTTGCCGAGGGGACAGTATGTAACAAATTGTCTACACTGTAACATATCGTGCCATGTCAATTGCACATGTTCTATTGCGGATAAGGCTAAATGTAGTGTTATGAATGCTTATGGCTATTGTAATTTTTGTCCTGGTAAATGCCATTGGCAACATCATGCTACTACTCCATATATATTTGAAAGGGTTACTGTAAAGGTGAAGAAAACGTATCCTgaaatgcaacaaaaatattttgaacaaactcAAAGACTGTGTTCGCAAGAAATTCTCGTCAAGAATCTTAAACAAGAACTGAACGATATATTTGATAACTCACAAGGTCTGATGgctgaatttcaaaaatgtacgAACAGACTAAAAGAAATAGCTTTGCAAGGAAACCCTTTCGTGATGTTAGAAGAGCATTTAGATGTATTACTTGAAAATGAGAAATTAGAAAGAAAAGAGGGTTTTATGCAGAGAATATCACTTTTAAAGGAAATGCAGAAAAGAGCATGCATGCTTCAGTATTTCGAACAGTTTCAAGAAGAGTCAAAAAAGTTGTAG